A stretch of Canis lupus familiaris isolate Mischka breed German Shepherd chromosome 11, alternate assembly UU_Cfam_GSD_1.0, whole genome shotgun sequence DNA encodes these proteins:
- the BAG1 gene encoding BAG family molecular chaperone regulator 1 isoform X1, with amino-acid sequence MRRRKAPIGASRLFFRVFRAAFRGRSASRGAGRGGEVAGRGGKARNSAPTAGWSTSAGLAERGGARRPRGDRERLGPRRRAPRPGREPRQSVLPAERGPPPSQRSSARGAARGHAGSTRGAAAGARRSRVKKVRPRSARSEDVARSQEVTRSEEVAQSEEVTEGQEVAPSEEMAAAGLSVTVTHSNEKHDLHVTPQQGCSEPIVQDLAQVVEEATGVPLPFQKLIFKGKSLKEMEKPLSALGIQNGCRVMLIGKKNSPEEEIELKKLKDLEKSVEKIADQLEGLNKELTGIQQGFLAKDLQAEALCKLDKRVKATIEQFMKILEEIDTLILPENFKDSRLKRKGLVKRVQAFLAECDTVEQNICQETERLQSTNLALAE; translated from the exons ATGCGCAGGCGCAAAGCGCCTATTGGAGCTTCCCGACTCTTTTTCCGGGTTTTCAGGGCGGCCTTCCGGGGAAGGAGCGCTTCGCGAG gggcggggcggggcggggaggtaGCCGGGCGGGGTGGCAAGGCGCGGAACTCAGCTCCCACCGCTGGGTGGTCAACAAGCGCGGGTCTGGCGGAGCGCGGTGGCGCGCGGAGACCGCGAGGCGACCGGGAGCGGCTGGGTCCCCGGCGGCGCGCCCCTCGGCCGGGCCGGGAGCCGCGCCAGTCGGTGCTCCCGGCCGAGCGCGGTCCGCCTCCCTCTCAGCGATCGTCCGCCCGGGGTGCGGCCCGCGGGCATGCCGGATCCACCAGGGGCGCCGCCGCCGGCGCTCGCAGGTCGCGGGTGAAGAAAGTGCGGCCTCGCTCGGCCCGGAGCGAAGACGTGGCCCGGAGCCAAGAGGTGACCCGAAGTGAAGAAGTGGCCCAAAGTGAAGAGGTGACCGAGGGCCAGGAGGTGGCCCCGAGCGAGGAAATGGCGGCAGCCGGGCTCAGCGTGACCGTCACCCACA gcAATGAGAAGCACGATCTTCACGTTACCCCGCAACAGGGCTGTAGTGAGCCAATTGTCCAAGACCTGGCCCAGGTTGTTGAAGAGGCCACAGGGGTCCCACTGCCTTTTCAGAAACTTATATTTAAGG gaaaatctctgaaggaaatggagaagcCATTGTCAGCCCTTGGAATACAAAATGGTTGTCGAGTCATGTTAATTGGGAAGAAG AACAGTCCAGAGGAAGAGATTGAACTAAAGAAACTGAAAGATTTGGAGAAGTCTGTGGAGAAGATAGCTGACCAACTGGAAGGATTGAACAAAGAGCTTACTGGAATCCAACAG GGTTTTCTGGCCAAGGATTTGCAAGCTGAAGCTCTCTGCAAACTTGATAAGAGAGTAAAAGCCACAATCGAGCAATTTATGAAGATCTTGGAAGAGATTGACACACTG ATTCTGCCGGAAAATTTCAAAGACAGTAGACTGAAAAGGAAGGGTTTGGTGAAAAGGGTTCAG GCATTCCTGGCTGAGTGTGACACTGTGGAGCAGAACATCTGCCAGGAGACAGAGCGGCTGCAGTCCACAAACTTGGCTCTGGCCGAGTGA